One Gadus chalcogrammus isolate NIFS_2021 chromosome 4, NIFS_Gcha_1.0, whole genome shotgun sequence DNA segment encodes these proteins:
- the cmasa gene encoding N-acylneuraminate cytidylyltransferase A, producing the protein MSARKRTRRSPGDVPLEADMEVGKNGEKRHVAALILARGGSKGIPLKNIKMLAGVPLLGWVLRAAADANMFDSIWVSTDHEDIVKVSLAFGAKVHPRSPEVSRDSSSSLEAIQEFARLHPEVDVVCNIQATSPCLHPFHVKEALEKITLEGYESVFSVVRRHQFRWREAKKDTDGVTAPLNMNPNKRPRRQDWDGELCENGSFYFASRDLILNHGVLQGGKMGYYEMLPEYSVDIDVDIDWPVAEQRVLRFGYFGKDKSEVVQLMFCHVSGCLTDGQTALSASGDEMVHMNTRDIMGIRILKREGVEVVLLVSNEDDMSEVLSDKLATRTGCVVKHVGEETLLDVEKWREEKKLDWKEVAFMGFDEPDVECLKLAGLSAAPGDAPAVAVNAAKYACRARGGQGAVREFAEHILLLKRKAKCQMERDRINRENF; encoded by the exons ATGTCTGCAAGAAAACGAACCCGTCGCTCTCCGGGAGACGTGCCTCTGGAAGCGGACATGGAGGTCGGGAAGAATGGGGAGAAGAGGCACGTCGCTGCCCTGATCCTCGCTAGAGGAGGCAGCAAAGGCATCCCGCTGAAGAACATCAAGATGCTGGCCGGAGTGCCCCTCCTCGGGTGGGTGCTGAGGGCTGCGGCGGACGCAAACATGTTCGACAG TATCTGGGTCTCCACCGACCACGAGGACATCGTGAAGGTATCCCTGGCCTTCGGGGCCAAGGTTCACCCCAGGAGCCCGGAGGTCTCAAGAGACTCGTCCAGCTCTCTGGAGGCCATCCAGGAGTTCGCCCGGCTGCACCCAG AGGTGGACGTGGTTTGCAACATCCAGGCCACGTCGCCCTGCCTGCACCCGTTCCACGTGAAGGAGGCGCTGGAGAAGATCACGCTGGAGGGCTACGAATCGGTCTTCTCCGTGGTGCGGCGACACCAGTTCCGCTGGCGGGAGGCCAAGAAGGACA CCGACGGCGTGACCGCCCCTCTGAACATGAACCCCAACAAGCGGCCGCGGCGGCAGGACTGGGACGGGGAGCTGTGTGAGAACGGATCCTTCTACTTCGCCTCCAGGGACCTGATCCTGAACCACGGGGTGCTGcag GGAGGAAAGATGGGCTACTATGAGATGTTACCGGAGTACAGCGTGGACATCGACGTGGACATCGACTGGCCGGTCGCTGAGCAGCGGGTGCTGAG gttcgGTTACTTCGGCAAGGACAAGTCGGAGGTGGTGCAGCTGATGTTCTGCCACGTCTCGGGCTGtctgacggacggacagacggcgCTGTCGGCCTCCGGGGACGAGATGGTGCACATGAACACCCGCGACATCATGGGCATCCGCATCCTGAAGAgggaaggggtggag gtggtgctgctggtgtcgAATGAAGACGACATGTCTGAAGTGCTTTCTGACAAGCTGGCGACGAGGACCGGTTGCGTGGTCAAGCATGTGGGAGAGGAGACCCTGTTGGATGTGGAGAAGTGGCGAGAGGAGAAGAAGCTGGACTGGAAGGAGGTGGCGTTCATGG gCTTCGACGAGCCGGACGTGGAGTGTCTGAAGCTGGCCGGGCTCAGCGCGGCGCCCGGGGACGCGCCCGCCGTGGCGGTCAACGCCGCCAAGTACGCCTGCCGCGCCCGAGGGGGGCAGGGCGCCGTCCGGGAGTTCGCCGagcacatcctcctcctcaagaGGAAGGCCAAGTGTCAGATGGAGCGCGACCGCATCAACCGCGAGAACTTCTGA